One segment of Yersinia kristensenii DNA contains the following:
- a CDS encoding MBL fold metallo-hydrolase produces MAKKNPYYDASKPHHTEFGFQNLEPVVHHSQDLKRWREERKRQSLPKPPQQGYAQFVTDWWQPADFSGQQDALWWLGHASLLLRVSGKTVLFDPVLSSRASPLNFYGPERRTPVPASVKELPHIDVIVISHNHYDHLDVRTITQLLRRFPDVTFLAPLGLKSWFLHHGARHVHELDWWDSHLAAEFEFHCVPARHWSMRTPWDRNQSLWSGWVVKRDAINFYFTGDTGYSPQLLTIGEKLGPFNYAALPIGAYAPRWFMNAQHMDPQQSVQLFKQLQQPVTVPIHWGVFELADESLDEPPQQLKLALTEAGIETDNFVPLKIGARILLESGRA; encoded by the coding sequence ATGGCGAAGAAAAACCCTTATTATGATGCCAGTAAGCCACACCACACAGAGTTTGGATTTCAGAATCTGGAGCCAGTTGTCCATCATTCGCAAGATTTGAAACGCTGGCGTGAGGAACGAAAGCGCCAGTCCTTACCGAAACCCCCGCAGCAGGGTTATGCGCAGTTTGTCACTGACTGGTGGCAACCGGCAGATTTCAGCGGTCAACAAGATGCTTTGTGGTGGCTGGGCCATGCTTCGTTATTATTGCGCGTAAGTGGCAAAACCGTGCTGTTTGATCCGGTGCTTTCCAGCCGGGCTTCACCGCTCAATTTTTATGGCCCAGAGCGCAGGACGCCGGTACCTGCCAGCGTAAAGGAGTTGCCGCATATTGATGTGATTGTGATTTCCCATAATCATTATGACCATTTGGATGTCAGAACCATTACTCAATTATTACGCCGTTTCCCCGACGTGACTTTTTTAGCGCCACTGGGGCTGAAAAGTTGGTTTCTGCATCATGGTGCTCGCCATGTTCACGAATTGGATTGGTGGGACAGCCATCTTGCCGCCGAATTTGAGTTTCATTGTGTGCCCGCGCGGCACTGGAGCATGCGCACACCGTGGGATCGTAACCAAAGTTTGTGGTCGGGCTGGGTGGTTAAGCGCGATGCTATCAATTTCTATTTCACCGGTGACACCGGGTATAGCCCGCAATTACTCACCATTGGTGAAAAATTAGGGCCATTTAACTATGCAGCTTTACCGATTGGCGCTTATGCCCCGCGTTGGTTTATGAATGCGCAGCATATGGATCCGCAGCAATCAGTGCAGTTATTTAAACAATTACAGCAACCTGTGACGGTGCCTATCCACTGGGGCGTGTTTGAGTTGGCTGATGAATCACTGGATGAGCCGCCACAACAACTGAAGCTCGCATTAACAGAAGCGGGGATCGAGACAGACAATTTTGTACCGCTGAAAATTGGCGCGCGGATATTACTTGAGTCAGGTCGTGCTTGA
- a CDS encoding MFS transporter has protein sequence MSKAITTRHTLAYGSANLLGSGALAISGAWLMYFYTTFCGLSVVEAATIFSIASILDAISNPVMGYITDNFYNTRLGRIFGRRRFFILLGIPLVLVYPMLWMSGFGFWYYLLTYALFELIYTSIMVPYETLATEMTTDFAKRSKLTGSKAIFGKVANFLAAFIPGQFIAIYGKDSATPFLYTGIAYGLIMCCAMIWLYSSSWERPASEVVKETTSSLGQALKKLCVDMTSTFHLRIFRKHLGMYLFGFGAEWLFASAFTYFIIFGLGQDAALVSQLNSFSSIMQLISTAIFIGICVKMGFARPFRIALQVVIVSVIAYAALYFTGWSQATTVIVLFCITAVFGLSTGGIYYIPWTVYTFLADVDEVLTGRRREGIYAGAMTFAGKMVRSIIVFAMGWTLSRFGFVSGQSNQPEVAVQAIVGVFAIGVISLALVAIYYTTQMKLDRKNHKILLEEIDRIKNGGAMADIPAHARVVAEELTGWKYEQCWGNNPLGMKESSNVIPKPVTES, from the coding sequence ATGAGTAAAGCTATTACAACAAGACATACGTTGGCGTATGGGAGCGCCAACTTACTGGGAAGCGGGGCACTGGCAATCAGCGGTGCCTGGTTAATGTATTTCTACACCACCTTTTGCGGGCTATCAGTGGTAGAAGCGGCCACTATTTTTTCAATCGCCAGTATTCTCGATGCCATCAGTAATCCAGTAATGGGTTATATCACTGATAACTTTTACAATACACGACTTGGCCGCATATTTGGCCGACGCCGCTTCTTTATCTTGCTAGGTATTCCACTGGTATTGGTCTATCCCATGCTGTGGATGAGCGGATTTGGTTTCTGGTATTACCTCCTGACCTACGCGCTGTTTGAACTGATTTACACCTCCATCATGGTGCCGTATGAAACACTGGCGACCGAGATGACCACCGATTTCGCCAAACGCTCGAAATTGACCGGTTCTAAAGCTATTTTCGGCAAAGTCGCCAACTTCCTGGCAGCTTTTATCCCCGGCCAGTTTATTGCTATTTATGGTAAAGATTCAGCAACCCCCTTCCTCTATACCGGTATCGCCTACGGCTTGATTATGTGTTGCGCCATGATCTGGCTTTACAGCTCATCCTGGGAGCGTCCGGCCAGCGAAGTGGTGAAAGAAACCACCAGCAGCTTGGGCCAGGCTTTGAAAAAACTGTGTGTGGATATGACCTCCACTTTTCATCTACGAATTTTCCGCAAACACCTGGGGATGTACCTGTTCGGTTTTGGAGCTGAATGGCTGTTCGCGTCTGCATTCACATACTTTATTATTTTTGGCCTGGGTCAGGATGCGGCGCTGGTTTCCCAGCTCAACAGTTTCAGTTCAATCATGCAGTTGATTTCTACCGCTATCTTTATCGGTATTTGCGTCAAAATGGGCTTTGCTCGCCCGTTCCGTATTGCCCTGCAAGTGGTGATTGTCAGTGTGATTGCCTATGCGGCGCTCTATTTCACCGGTTGGTCTCAAGCCACGACAGTGATTGTGTTGTTCTGCATTACTGCTGTTTTCGGTTTAAGTACCGGCGGTATCTACTACATTCCATGGACGGTTTATACTTTCCTGGCGGATGTGGACGAAGTTTTGACGGGGCGTCGCCGTGAAGGGATTTATGCCGGAGCCATGACGTTTGCTGGCAAAATGGTGCGCTCAATTATTGTCTTCGCTATGGGCTGGACATTAAGCCGCTTTGGCTTTGTTTCCGGCCAATCCAACCAACCGGAAGTCGCGGTACAAGCCATTGTCGGGGTATTTGCCATCGGGGTTATCTCACTGGCGCTGGTGGCAATCTACTACACCACGCAGATGAAACTGGACCGCAAGAATCATAAAATTCTGCTGGAAGAAATTGATCGGATTAAGAATGGTGGTGCCATGGCAGATATTCCGGCCCATGCCAGAGTGGTGGCGGAAGAACTCACCGGTTGGAAGTATGAGCAGTGCTGGGGGAATAACCCTCTGGGCATGAAAGAATCATCCAATGTGATCCCCAAGCCGGTCACTGAAAGCTAA
- a CDS encoding nuclear transport factor 2 family protein, producing the protein MNSQQAKQFLQQVFTALVDPAFTAQEVAAFFSKDYQQNADGNLLNYEEFIQHAQVLKNTLISGKVTLEKVIAEGDRVASVHLVEAVKKNGQKVLMKVIAFYQIENGLITSVEELTHMIHGEAQDRDLGSRVSH; encoded by the coding sequence ATGAATTCACAGCAAGCAAAACAATTTCTCCAGCAGGTATTTACGGCCTTGGTCGATCCGGCCTTCACAGCTCAGGAGGTTGCCGCCTTCTTTTCTAAGGATTATCAACAAAATGCGGACGGTAATTTATTAAATTATGAAGAGTTTATTCAACATGCGCAGGTATTGAAAAATACCTTGATCAGCGGGAAAGTCACTCTTGAAAAGGTCATTGCCGAGGGTGACCGGGTAGCCAGTGTGCATCTGGTTGAGGCAGTGAAAAAGAATGGGCAAAAAGTGCTGATGAAAGTGATTGCTTTCTACCAAATAGAAAATGGCTTGATAACCTCAGTCGAGGAATTGACCCATATGATCCACGGCGAAGCTCAGGATCGTGACTTAGGTTCACGCGTTTCGCATTAA
- a CDS encoding AraC family transcriptional regulator, whose translation MKPTLINSSILQPTEMPLLTVIQRHDPQPRITEPHRHSAGQLLGAINGLLTVTLPEGQWVVPATHVVWLPPHQEHGFYSHGPFRGWSVYVREDACAPLPQLPRTMQLSGLLRETVSRAAQWHPTELDEKQQRIIAVILDEIASLPAEPFELPMPQDSRLLKVARALLNDLANKQRMEQWAQWAGMSPRTLSRRFIIETGYSFSHWRQRARLMRALEMLAEKIPVTHVALDVGYDNLSAFIEQFQRVFGVTPGKYFPVM comes from the coding sequence ATGAAACCCACTTTAATAAACTCGTCAATACTTCAGCCGACAGAAATGCCGCTGCTAACGGTGATACAGCGCCACGACCCACAGCCGCGAATAACCGAGCCACATCGCCACAGTGCGGGTCAGTTATTAGGGGCGATCAATGGGTTGTTGACCGTGACCCTGCCTGAGGGTCAGTGGGTGGTACCCGCCACCCATGTGGTGTGGCTGCCTCCTCACCAAGAACATGGTTTTTACTCTCACGGCCCTTTTCGCGGCTGGAGTGTCTATGTTCGTGAAGACGCCTGCGCGCCTTTACCGCAACTTCCGCGCACCATGCAGTTAAGTGGATTACTACGAGAAACAGTGAGTCGAGCGGCACAATGGCACCCTACCGAGTTAGATGAGAAACAGCAGCGGATTATTGCGGTAATACTCGATGAGATTGCCTCACTGCCCGCAGAACCTTTTGAATTGCCCATGCCGCAAGACTCCCGGTTACTCAAAGTTGCCCGGGCGTTACTGAATGATTTGGCTAATAAGCAAAGGATGGAGCAATGGGCGCAGTGGGCAGGAATGTCTCCACGCACTTTGAGCCGCCGTTTTATCATTGAAACTGGCTACAGTTTTAGCCACTGGCGGCAACGCGCACGTTTAATGCGAGCATTGGAAATGCTGGCAGAGAAAATACCGGTGACCCATGTCGCTTTAGATGTTGGCTACGATAATCTCAGCGCTTTTATTGAGCAATTTCAACGTGTTTTTGGTGTCACTCCGGGCAAGTACTTCCCGGTAATGTAA
- the ampH gene encoding D-alanyl-D-alanine-carboxypeptidase/endopeptidase AmpH, translating to MDKRLLKHFSSPLLAAALFTIPLHGYANTELLTSQVVDQYAEHIFYNSGAMGMALVVIDNNQVVNRSFGETKPGNNLRPRPDSLIRIASITKLMTSEVMVKLAEDGTVKLTDPLQKWAPKGARVPAYNAKQPITLLNLASHTSGLPREQPGGPQKRPVFTWPTKDNRWQWLKLANMTVPPGVKAAYSNLAYDLLADALSRASGKPYTSLLRDKITAPLGMRNTTLTPTAEQCSRLMVGVGSSRCENTIAAAGSGGVYSTPEDMQRWMQQFLASNNSARKNTAKREQALYFQRRDLVSLKGMDVAGQADALGLGWVYMAPNAELPGIMQKTGGGGGFITYMAMIPEKNIAVFVVVTRTQLTKFTNMSDGVNRLVAQLAKNS from the coding sequence TTGGACAAAAGATTGCTGAAACATTTTTCTTCCCCGTTACTGGCCGCTGCTCTGTTTACTATTCCGTTGCACGGCTACGCCAACACCGAGCTTTTGACATCACAAGTTGTTGATCAATATGCCGAACATATCTTCTATAACAGCGGAGCCATGGGGATGGCACTGGTTGTTATTGATAATAATCAAGTGGTTAACCGCAGTTTTGGCGAAACCAAACCCGGTAACAATTTGCGCCCGCGGCCAGATTCATTAATCCGCATTGCCTCTATTACCAAGCTGATGACCAGTGAAGTCATGGTAAAGCTGGCTGAGGATGGCACGGTAAAATTAACCGATCCTTTGCAAAAATGGGCCCCTAAAGGAGCCAGAGTCCCAGCTTATAATGCGAAACAGCCGATTACCTTGCTCAATCTGGCCAGCCACACCAGCGGCTTGCCCCGAGAACAGCCCGGTGGCCCGCAAAAAAGGCCGGTGTTTACCTGGCCGACTAAAGATAACCGCTGGCAATGGTTGAAACTGGCCAATATGACTGTTCCCCCTGGCGTGAAAGCGGCTTATTCGAATTTAGCTTACGATTTGCTGGCAGACGCGCTATCTCGCGCCTCCGGGAAACCTTATACCAGCTTATTACGAGATAAAATTACCGCTCCACTGGGTATGCGAAATACCACTCTCACCCCTACAGCAGAGCAATGTAGCCGTTTGATGGTTGGCGTGGGCAGTAGTCGCTGTGAAAACACCATTGCAGCAGCGGGTAGTGGCGGGGTTTATTCAACACCGGAAGATATGCAGCGCTGGATGCAGCAATTCTTAGCGTCAAATAACAGTGCACGTAAAAACACCGCTAAACGCGAACAAGCGCTGTATTTCCAACGCCGTGATTTAGTGTCATTAAAAGGGATGGATGTAGCTGGCCAGGCCGATGCCCTGGGGCTAGGCTGGGTCTATATGGCACCCAATGCTGAACTGCCGGGTATTATGCAAAAAACCGGTGGCGGTGGTGGATTTATTACTTATATGGCGATGATCCCCGAGAAGAATATTGCAGTTTTCGTGGTGGTCACCCGCACGCAACTGACGAAGTTCACCAATATGAGTGATGGCGTGAATCGGTTGGTTGCACAGTTGGCGAAGAATAGCTGA
- a CDS encoding porin OmpC → MKLRVLSLLVPALLVAGSAGAAEIYNKDGNKLDLYGKVDGLHYFSDDKSKDGDQSYMRFGLKGETQISDQLTGYGQWEYQANLNKAEDQDQGNFTRVGFAGLKFADFGSFDYGRNYGVLYDVTSWTDVLPEFGGDTYGADNFLSQRGNGMATYRNTNFFGLVDGLNFALQYQGKNGSGTETNNGRDVQGQNGDGYGMSVSYDLGWGVSASAAMASSKRTDDQNKLAFGHGDRADAYTGGLKYDANNVYLAANYAQTYNLTRFGNFNNDTDSGFANKAQNIELVAQYQFDFGLRPSVAYLQSKGKDLGNGYGDQDLLKYVDVGATYYFNKNMSTYVDYKINLLDENTFTKNAGINTDDIVAVGLVYQF, encoded by the coding sequence ATGAAACTTCGAGTTCTTTCCCTGCTTGTTCCCGCTTTATTAGTTGCAGGTAGTGCAGGCGCAGCTGAAATTTACAACAAAGACGGTAACAAACTGGATCTGTACGGTAAGGTCGATGGTCTGCATTATTTTTCTGACGACAAAAGCAAAGATGGTGACCAATCTTACATGCGTTTTGGTCTGAAAGGCGAAACCCAAATCAGTGATCAACTGACCGGTTATGGCCAGTGGGAATATCAAGCAAATCTAAACAAAGCGGAAGACCAAGACCAAGGTAACTTCACCCGTGTTGGCTTTGCTGGTTTGAAATTTGCTGATTTCGGTTCTTTCGACTACGGCCGTAACTATGGTGTGCTGTACGACGTAACTTCATGGACTGACGTACTGCCAGAATTCGGTGGTGATACTTACGGTGCTGACAACTTCCTGTCACAACGTGGTAACGGCATGGCGACTTACCGTAACACCAACTTCTTTGGTCTGGTGGATGGCCTGAACTTTGCTCTGCAATATCAGGGCAAAAATGGCAGCGGTACTGAAACCAACAATGGCCGTGATGTACAAGGTCAGAATGGTGACGGCTATGGTATGTCCGTTTCTTATGATTTGGGCTGGGGCGTGAGCGCATCTGCTGCGATGGCCAGTTCTAAACGTACTGATGACCAGAATAAACTGGCATTTGGCCATGGTGATCGCGCTGACGCGTACACCGGTGGTTTGAAATATGATGCGAACAATGTCTATCTGGCCGCAAATTATGCCCAGACTTACAACTTGACTCGCTTCGGTAACTTCAACAATGACACTGACTCAGGTTTTGCCAACAAAGCACAAAACATCGAGTTAGTGGCTCAGTATCAGTTTGACTTCGGCCTGCGCCCATCCGTGGCTTACCTGCAATCTAAAGGTAAAGACCTTGGCAACGGCTATGGTGACCAGGATCTGCTGAAATATGTTGATGTCGGCGCGACTTACTACTTCAACAAAAATATGTCCACCTATGTTGATTACAAAATCAACCTGTTGGATGAAAATACCTTTACCAAAAATGCCGGTATCAACACTGATGATATCGTAGCGGTTGGTTTGGTTTACCAGTTCTAA
- a CDS encoding MFS transporter, protein MTAKTRQSISQPGVAQQISTRLAFFISGLGMAAWAPLVPFAKERIGLNDASLGLLLLCIGVGSMLAMPLTGVLTAKWGCRAVILLAGAVLCLDLPLLVLMNTPVTMALALLVFGAAMGIIDVAMNIQAVIVEKASGRAMMSGFHGLFSVGGIAGAGGVSALLWLGLSPLTAILTTVALMIILLLTANKNLLQGSGEPHDGPLFVFPRGWVMFIGFLCFVMFLAEGSMLDWSAVFLTTLRGMDPSQAGMGYAVFAIAMTLGRLNGDRIVNGLGRYKVLLGGSLCAAVGIITAISIDNSIAALIGFMLVGLGASNVVPILFTAAGNQTVMPANLAVASITTIGYAGILAGPAAIGFVAQVSNLSVAFGCVALLLLTVTASAKAVTR, encoded by the coding sequence ATGACCGCCAAAACACGTCAATCCATATCGCAGCCAGGTGTTGCACAGCAAATCTCGACTCGGCTCGCATTTTTTATCTCCGGATTAGGGATGGCTGCCTGGGCGCCGTTAGTGCCCTTTGCCAAAGAACGTATTGGTCTGAATGATGCTTCACTGGGCTTACTGTTATTGTGTATTGGTGTCGGTTCGATGCTTGCAATGCCCTTGACGGGGGTGCTAACCGCTAAATGGGGGTGTCGGGCAGTGATTTTATTGGCTGGAGCGGTACTTTGTCTTGACCTCCCCTTGCTGGTTTTGATGAATACTCCCGTCACGATGGCACTCGCCTTGTTAGTCTTCGGGGCGGCAATGGGCATAATAGATGTCGCCATGAATATTCAAGCGGTCATTGTTGAGAAAGCGAGTGGCCGGGCGATGATGTCCGGCTTCCACGGGCTATTCAGCGTCGGCGGGATTGCGGGCGCGGGCGGCGTGAGCGCATTATTGTGGCTCGGTTTAAGCCCCCTGACAGCGATTCTTACCACCGTCGCATTAATGATTATCTTATTACTGACCGCCAATAAAAACCTGTTACAGGGCAGTGGAGAGCCGCATGATGGCCCCTTATTTGTCTTCCCGCGCGGATGGGTGATGTTTATCGGCTTTTTATGCTTTGTGATGTTCCTGGCTGAAGGCTCAATGCTCGACTGGAGTGCGGTCTTCCTGACCACACTGCGCGGTATGGATCCCTCACAAGCCGGTATGGGTTATGCAGTATTTGCTATTGCCATGACATTGGGCCGTTTAAATGGTGATCGGATAGTCAACGGATTGGGCCGATACAAGGTATTATTAGGTGGGAGCTTATGTGCGGCCGTGGGGATTATTACCGCGATAAGCATTGATAACTCAATTGCGGCCCTGATTGGCTTTATGCTTGTGGGGTTAGGTGCATCGAATGTGGTGCCGATCCTGTTTACCGCTGCGGGTAACCAAACCGTGATGCCGGCAAATTTAGCCGTCGCATCCATCACCACCATCGGTTATGCCGGTATTCTGGCAGGCCCTGCGGCAATTGGTTTTGTCGCCCAGGTCAGTAATTTATCGGTCGCTTTTGGCTGCGTGGCACTGTTGTTACTGACTGTCACTGCCAGCGCCAAAGCCGTCACGCGCTAA
- the rcsD gene encoding phosphotransferase RcsD — MQNNSLSPSSANITRCFWLFIVLLLISMGLYGYNYTNAYLTEKKHTLAYIATGLQQRIDDYRYHTYQIYDFANNPDISDKSILNVQETRLRPDIYYIEKPRKKTDAVIFGNHTPATLAMTLQLSDYLDNHWGAQNDTYSMYYLNGQDNSLALITTQPLKEITSRFKESYLTAAAESRRAEMLQQANTLDERESFSPLRKLRFQNAYYFTIRTTFNHPGHLATVIAFDLPINDLIPPNMARSNFLLQPDKTPINEGMAPEDTTAASVALNGYWVEVSAPLANTSLKIVYRVPVTVLTIDLLRNNFWLILTNILLLFLAILGAYLARRQFVRPSSDMIEQLEAQKSLSQEIITSLPQGLLVYNFSTNAIVASNQIADNLMPHLNLQKIAHMAEQHHGVIQGTVNNEVYEIRIFRSKFSPETYLFLLHDQDKEVLVNKRLQQARREYDKSLQARKLMLHNLGIELNQPLTNLNQTAKALQNTTDLALRYELTAKLVEQSESIIELVDNITLLTRLEIQDWQPEQHSFSLSALIDSLLLEILPAINQKGLTLFNHYLVDIEQNYIGDEKVLRKILSLLLHYSVITTAYGKITLNVGHEPGHPEQLIIQITDTGAGISDEEISNLNYPFLSQTLADRYNHSSGLTFFLCNQLCKKLNGQLEIRSKVDIGTRYTIRVTIAIQNAQEEEQEKLLDGVTVLLDITSEEVRSIITTLLNSFGANCIIVDDRLPGRDYDVTVTDNSQHYDKYTLLLAPDEIGMQQLQDNYIRVNYNLGSAVIDAILLLIEQQILSDESNDESGSIVDGDINAYEQQLKSSDYYSLFVETVPVDLKKLYTELQQRDFISLSQTAHRLKGVFAMLNLHLGKQLCETLEQHIADGDRLKIENSISQIDSFVTRLLQQGNP; from the coding sequence ATGCAAAATAACTCGTTATCACCCAGTTCAGCTAACATTACACGTTGTTTCTGGCTGTTTATCGTATTGCTGCTCATCTCGATGGGGCTGTATGGTTACAACTATACCAATGCTTACCTGACAGAAAAAAAACACACATTGGCCTATATTGCTACCGGTTTGCAGCAGCGTATTGATGATTATCGTTACCATACCTACCAGATATACGATTTTGCCAATAATCCAGATATTTCGGACAAGAGTATTCTCAACGTCCAAGAAACCCGTCTGCGTCCTGATATTTATTATATTGAAAAACCACGCAAAAAAACTGATGCCGTTATTTTTGGTAATCATACCCCCGCGACACTGGCCATGACCTTGCAGTTGTCGGACTATCTCGACAACCATTGGGGAGCGCAGAATGATACTTACTCGATGTATTACCTTAATGGCCAGGACAATAGCCTGGCGCTCATTACCACACAGCCGTTAAAAGAAATTACATCGCGTTTTAAAGAGAGTTACCTGACCGCCGCCGCCGAGTCTCGGCGTGCAGAAATGCTGCAACAGGCCAATACATTAGATGAGCGTGAGAGTTTCTCGCCATTACGGAAATTACGCTTTCAGAACGCCTACTATTTTACTATCCGAACCACCTTTAACCATCCCGGCCATTTGGCGACAGTCATTGCCTTTGACTTGCCAATTAATGACTTAATCCCGCCGAACATGGCGCGATCAAACTTCCTCCTCCAACCCGACAAAACGCCTATTAATGAGGGAATGGCACCGGAGGACACCACCGCTGCCAGCGTAGCGTTAAATGGCTATTGGGTTGAAGTCTCTGCACCACTGGCTAACACCTCACTGAAAATTGTTTATCGTGTGCCTGTTACCGTGCTGACCATTGATTTATTAAGGAATAATTTCTGGCTGATTCTGACCAATATATTGCTGTTATTCCTGGCAATCTTAGGGGCCTATTTAGCTCGCCGTCAATTTGTTCGCCCAAGTTCAGATATGATTGAACAATTAGAGGCCCAGAAATCACTGAGTCAGGAAATCATTACCAGCTTGCCGCAAGGGCTATTGGTATATAACTTCAGCACTAATGCCATTGTCGCCAGTAATCAGATAGCTGATAACCTGATGCCGCACCTTAATCTGCAGAAAATTGCACATATGGCGGAACAACACCATGGGGTGATTCAGGGCACAGTGAATAATGAAGTTTACGAAATCCGAATATTCCGCAGCAAGTTTTCGCCCGAAACCTACCTTTTCTTGCTTCATGATCAAGATAAAGAAGTCTTGGTCAATAAACGCCTGCAACAGGCAAGGCGTGAATACGACAAAAGTCTGCAAGCGCGTAAGCTCATGTTGCATAACCTTGGTATTGAACTGAATCAGCCCCTAACTAATCTAAATCAGACGGCTAAAGCATTACAAAACACAACTGACTTAGCACTGCGATATGAACTAACGGCTAAATTAGTAGAACAATCTGAAAGTATTATTGAGCTGGTTGATAATATTACCCTGCTGACTCGCTTGGAAATCCAAGACTGGCAACCTGAGCAGCATAGTTTCTCCTTGTCGGCATTAATCGATAGCCTCCTACTGGAGATTCTTCCAGCGATTAATCAGAAAGGCTTAACTCTATTTAATCATTATCTTGTTGATATTGAACAGAATTATATAGGAGATGAAAAAGTATTACGGAAAATACTTTCGTTACTGCTGCATTATTCTGTTATTACGACAGCTTACGGAAAAATCACCCTTAATGTGGGCCATGAGCCTGGGCATCCAGAACAACTGATTATTCAAATAACTGATACCGGCGCAGGTATTTCTGATGAAGAGATCAGTAATCTTAATTATCCTTTCCTCAGCCAAACATTGGCCGACAGATACAATCACAGTTCGGGATTAACCTTCTTTTTATGTAACCAATTATGTAAAAAATTAAATGGCCAATTAGAGATCCGCAGCAAAGTTGATATAGGTACTCGTTATACAATCCGGGTTACGATTGCTATCCAAAATGCGCAAGAGGAGGAGCAAGAGAAATTATTGGATGGTGTGACGGTATTATTAGACATAACATCGGAAGAAGTGCGTTCTATAATCACAACATTATTGAATTCATTCGGCGCTAACTGCATTATTGTTGATGACCGCTTACCGGGGCGAGACTATGATGTAACCGTGACAGACAACTCACAACACTATGATAAATATACCTTATTACTTGCACCTGATGAAATAGGAATGCAGCAGTTGCAGGATAATTATATTCGGGTAAATTATAATTTAGGTAGTGCAGTCATTGATGCAATATTATTATTAATTGAACAGCAAATTTTATCAGACGAATCTAACGATGAGTCTGGATCCATTGTTGATGGTGATATAAATGCATATGAACAACAACTAAAGTCCAGTGACTATTATTCCTTATTTGTTGAGACAGTACCGGTAGATCTGAAGAAACTGTATACTGAACTTCAGCAACGTGATTTCATATCGCTTTCGCAGACCGCACATCGATTGAAAGGCGTATTTGCTATGTTGAATTTGCATCTCGGCAAACAACTATGTGAAACATTAGAACAGCATATCGCAGATGGCGATCGGTTGAAGATCGAAAATAGCATCAGTCAAATTGATTCTTTCGTCACCAGACTGTTGCAGCAAGGTAACCCATAA
- the rcsB gene encoding response regulator transcription factor RcsB yields the protein MNNLNVIIADDHPIVLFGIRKSLEQIEWVNVVGEFEDSTALINNLSKLDANVLITDLSMPGDKYGDGITLIKYIKRHYPDLAIIVLTMNNNPAILSSVLDLDIDGIVLKQGAPADLPKALAALQKGKKFTPESVAKLLEKISANGYGDKRLSPKESEVLRLFAEGFLVTEIARKLNRSIKTISSQKKSAMLKLGVDNDIALLNYLSSVTIGQDKE from the coding sequence ATGAACAACCTTAATGTAATTATTGCTGATGACCATCCAATTGTTTTGTTTGGCATCCGAAAGTCACTCGAACAAATTGAGTGGGTAAATGTTGTTGGGGAGTTTGAAGACTCAACAGCGCTTATTAACAATTTGTCTAAGCTTGATGCCAATGTGCTAATTACCGACCTCTCCATGCCTGGAGATAAGTACGGTGATGGCATCACATTGATAAAATATATAAAACGGCATTACCCGGATTTAGCCATAATTGTACTAACAATGAATAATAACCCGGCTATTCTCAGTTCAGTTTTGGACTTGGACATTGACGGGATTGTATTAAAACAAGGCGCGCCCGCTGATTTACCTAAGGCTTTGGCAGCATTACAGAAAGGGAAAAAATTCACTCCTGAAAGTGTGGCTAAACTGCTAGAAAAAATCAGCGCTAATGGCTACGGTGATAAGCGTTTATCACCAAAAGAAAGTGAAGTTTTACGGTTATTTGCTGAAGGTTTTCTGGTCACTGAGATTGCCAGAAAACTTAATCGCAGCATTAAAACCATCAGTAGCCAGAAGAAGTCGGCGATGCTGAAGCTGGGCGTGGATAATGATATTGCCCTGTTAAACTACCTTTCGTCTGTCACTATTGGCCAAGATAAAGAATAA